In the Borrelia turicatae 91E135 genome, one interval contains:
- the rsgA gene encoding ribosome small subunit-dependent GTPase A, with translation MNDLRFEILWGVNNIYSIVNVNTNEIYEGVIKGKVLNTQDKEYSPLVPGDFVCGDIYDEGKVYIKERLKRKSVLWRYNKKAALRQVIVSNIDNVLIVSSANLPEIKNSFIDRALVVAEEQGITPIILINKIDEGISTKVDTLIKIYENLGYRVIKTSAITLQGIEEIKEIIKNSRASFVGQSGVGKSSLINEVDLNAAQAINEISYKYSRGRHTTVYAMAFHSDNGVVIDTPGIKEFGIESLEPLKLRYYFREFKDLNDFCRFNSCLHANEPNCFIMNQIGFRISEVRYNSYLKIINELKRYKSYAREIFGKN, from the coding sequence TTGAATGACCTTAGATTTGAGATTCTCTGGGGTGTGAATAATATTTATTCTATTGTTAATGTTAATACCAATGAAATTTATGAAGGAGTTATTAAGGGGAAAGTTTTAAATACCCAGGATAAAGAATATAGTCCTTTGGTTCCTGGCGATTTTGTTTGTGGAGATATTTATGATGAGGGCAAGGTATATATTAAAGAAAGACTTAAACGAAAAAGTGTTCTTTGGCGTTATAATAAAAAGGCTGCTCTTAGGCAAGTTATTGTTTCAAATATAGATAATGTTTTAATTGTTAGTTCTGCTAATCTTCCTGAGATTAAAAATTCATTTATTGATAGGGCATTAGTAGTTGCTGAGGAACAAGGGATTACTCCTATTATTTTGATAAATAAGATTGATGAGGGCATAAGCACTAAAGTTGATACTCTAATTAAAATTTATGAAAATTTAGGTTATAGGGTTATTAAAACCTCTGCTATCACTTTGCAGGGAATTGAAGAAATAAAGGAAATTATTAAGAATTCAAGAGCTTCTTTTGTCGGGCAGTCTGGTGTTGGAAAATCTTCACTTATAAATGAGGTGGATTTAAATGCAGCGCAGGCTATAAATGAAATATCTTATAAATATTCACGAGGTAGACATACTACAGTTTATGCTATGGCTTTTCATTCTGATAATGGAGTGGTAATTGATACTCCTGGAATAAAGGAATTTGGCATTGAAAGCTTAGAACCTCTTAAGCTTAGATATTATTTTAGAGAATTTAAAGATTTAAATGATTTTTGTAGATTTAATTCTTGTTTGCATGCAAATGAGCCAAATTGTTTTATAATGAATCAAATTGGATTTAGAATTTCAGAAGTTAGATACAATAGTTATCTAAAGATTATAAATGAGCTTAAGAGATATAAGAGTTATGCAAGAGAAATATTTGGAAAAAATTGA
- a CDS encoding V-type ATP synthase subunit I has product MIVKMSKVLILTLLKYKKESLEILRELGVVHINFCNRVSESLEKVIEERGILVQALSLLGDDSEVKLLSSSNENFLDVAKSIISLGSEIKDLRDMQQSLLHKRDIISFWGYFSLELVNKLRESNIYVQFFKSGIAEYKKLLACSETKVALINNYKGTAYFVAINYSKQTIDTAEEYEFEFDLDFIENKLRFVDEILDQKLTQLSILNKYRDVLRDEIKEYDQIVEFEQVMADMDVACDNFVYITGFVPEDKREDLKNLKGKFVVQFAEPDDDVVPTYIKRRGIAKLAKPIFDVLDTIPGYKERDVSCVFMLFFFMFFGMIIGDAAYGIIFLLVGIFLSLGNFIKGKPLTSIHALIFYLSTSAIIYGSMTGTWFGSNPFILELFPILKSLKLGYLTGTNGMQNIMFICFTIGVLQISLAHIWNFVQKVKEKPHIHSIAQIGWLIIMPGLYYLVLNLILGKDRFPMHSIILNMIYGGVILVFIFEKQDGSNFFMCVLKSFGGIIEQFLATVSGFADIISYIRLFAVGLAGLAISDSFNSMSAALLKSSNIGLIISGIIVMLFGHILNITLSLLSVVVHGVRLNMLEFSNHLGQEWNGYSYRPFRKIKN; this is encoded by the coding sequence ATGATTGTAAAAATGAGCAAAGTTTTGATTTTGACTTTATTGAAATATAAAAAAGAGTCACTCGAAATTTTAAGAGAATTGGGGGTTGTTCATATTAATTTTTGCAATAGAGTTTCAGAATCTTTAGAAAAAGTTATTGAGGAAAGGGGAATTTTGGTTCAGGCTTTATCTTTACTTGGGGATGATTCTGAAGTAAAACTTTTAAGCTCTTCAAATGAGAATTTTTTAGATGTTGCAAAGAGTATAATTAGTTTAGGTTCTGAAATTAAAGATTTAAGGGACATGCAGCAGTCATTACTTCATAAGAGAGATATTATATCTTTTTGGGGATATTTTTCTCTTGAACTAGTTAATAAATTGAGAGAAAGTAATATTTACGTACAATTTTTTAAGTCTGGGATTGCTGAATATAAAAAATTGTTGGCATGCTCTGAAACCAAAGTTGCTCTTATTAATAATTATAAAGGTACGGCCTATTTTGTAGCTATTAATTATTCTAAACAAACAATAGATACAGCTGAAGAATATGAGTTTGAGTTTGACCTTGATTTTATTGAGAATAAGTTAAGATTTGTTGATGAAATTTTAGATCAAAAGTTGACCCAATTATCGATTTTAAATAAATATAGGGATGTTTTAAGAGATGAAATAAAAGAGTATGATCAAATTGTTGAGTTTGAGCAAGTTATGGCTGACATGGATGTAGCGTGTGATAATTTTGTATATATTACAGGATTCGTTCCGGAAGATAAGCGGGAGGATCTTAAAAATCTTAAGGGTAAATTTGTGGTACAATTTGCAGAGCCGGATGATGATGTTGTTCCCACTTATATAAAGAGAAGGGGAATTGCTAAGCTTGCCAAGCCTATTTTTGATGTTTTAGATACAATTCCTGGCTATAAAGAGAGAGATGTTAGTTGTGTTTTTATGTTATTTTTCTTTATGTTTTTTGGAATGATAATTGGTGATGCGGCTTATGGAATAATATTCTTACTAGTAGGCATTTTTCTCAGTTTAGGCAATTTTATAAAAGGTAAGCCTTTAACATCTATTCATGCTTTAATATTTTATTTAAGTACATCAGCAATAATATATGGTTCGATGACTGGTACTTGGTTTGGCAGTAATCCTTTTATTCTTGAGTTATTTCCTATTTTAAAGTCTTTAAAGCTTGGGTATTTGACGGGTACGAATGGTATGCAGAATATTATGTTTATATGTTTTACAATAGGTGTTTTGCAAATATCATTAGCTCATATATGGAATTTTGTTCAAAAAGTGAAGGAAAAGCCACATATACATTCAATTGCTCAAATTGGTTGGCTTATTATAATGCCTGGGCTTTATTATCTTGTTCTCAATTTAATACTTGGCAAAGATAGGTTTCCTATGCATAGCATTATTCTTAATATGATATATGGTGGAGTAATACTTGTCTTTATTTTTGAGAAACAAGATGGTTCAAACTTCTTTATGTGCGTATTAAAGAGCTTTGGGGGAATAATAGAGCAATTTTTAGCTACTGTTTCAGGATTTGCAGACATAATATCTTATATTAGACTTTTTGCTGTTGGACTTGCTGGACTTGCAATTTCTGATAGTTTTAATAGTATGTCAGCAGCTTTATTAAAATCATCTAATATTGGTCTTATAATAAGTGGCATTATTGTGATGCTTTTTGGACATATTTTAAATATAACGTTATCTTTGTTATCTGTTGTTGTTCATGGGGTAAGACTTAATATGCTTGAATTTTCAAACCATTTGGGGCAAGAATGGAATGGGTATTCTTATAGGCCTTTTAGAAAAATTAAAAATTAA
- a CDS encoding endonuclease MutS2: MQEKYLEKIDFYQILSSVASYVAISDTLNLLGEQQILKTEEEINRVCCFVKLIKNLIEVYDEYPNSCLESISDSIILLLKEKSRISIEEIKNIIFFLREVLRIMLFLDRNEFKIQDEVEILKELLFVDPSLKHLLETLCKYIDLDELKIKRGVVKNYDEIDFEIRNLDKKIEKQLKQIISLNSQYLTSTLIYYKSGKYTIALKSSFKNKIKGNIISISSSGETFYIEPNDIVSENNRLGFLGFEKTRIVLKILQELSDEIRRHIVLLKSLYNKFLYYDSLKARAIYGIRNQGVFPRFDSNINIINARHPLIQHAKSINFCPLNNKVVVITGPNAGGKTATLKTVALLSAMFQFGIPVPVDESSTFKIFDNILVDIGDDQSIANSLSTFSSHMNNIAYILKYATRDSLLIFDEFCSGTDIEQGQALAVAVLEHLININSCVIISTHYNALKYFAYTHEFVVNASMQMDLDKMEPNYNLMFSVPGESFAFSVASKSSIDANIVLRAKEIHSSNKTGVNEILERLTKKEQEIHLLEEELKDKLKLIELKEIEINNIRNNIILKEKDLEERLINEQKEFLKNSRKILENLVREIKEGSVCTTKNKEFISNITDNIITKTTKIRLLNQEIATKIEFRVGDKVRVAGSNASGEIIGVTKKGFIVNTGVFKITVSSSNLEKILDDKKSKNDRDKNFSFSFENQDDELSLTVDIRGMRVVEAIDFLNRKIDNMLLRNVCKFEIIHGKGEGLLMEGVHAFLRDVKFVKKYYFAHPSDGGVGKTIVEF, from the coding sequence ATGCAAGAGAAATATTTGGAAAAAATTGATTTTTATCAAATATTATCTTCAGTTGCTTCTTACGTAGCTATTTCAGATACGCTTAACCTTTTAGGTGAGCAACAAATATTGAAAACCGAGGAAGAAATTAATCGAGTATGTTGTTTTGTTAAATTGATCAAAAATCTTATTGAAGTTTATGACGAATATCCAAATTCTTGTCTTGAGAGTATAAGTGATTCTATTATTTTACTTCTTAAAGAAAAATCAAGAATTTCTATTGAGGAGATTAAGAATATTATTTTTTTTCTAAGAGAAGTTTTAAGAATAATGCTTTTTTTAGATAGAAATGAATTTAAGATTCAAGATGAAGTTGAAATTTTAAAAGAATTATTATTTGTAGATCCAAGTTTAAAGCATTTATTAGAGACTTTATGTAAGTATATTGATCTTGATGAACTTAAAATCAAACGAGGTGTTGTCAAAAATTATGATGAGATTGATTTTGAAATTAGAAATTTAGATAAAAAAATTGAAAAACAGCTCAAGCAGATAATAAGCTTAAATTCGCAATATTTAACCTCTACGCTTATTTATTATAAATCAGGCAAATATACTATTGCACTTAAATCTAGTTTTAAAAATAAAATCAAGGGTAATATTATATCTATTTCATCATCTGGTGAAACATTTTATATTGAACCAAATGATATAGTGAGTGAGAATAACAGATTAGGGTTTTTAGGTTTTGAAAAAACGCGTATAGTTTTAAAAATTCTGCAAGAACTCTCAGATGAGATTCGCAGACATATTGTTCTTTTAAAATCTCTTTATAATAAATTTTTATATTATGATTCTCTAAAGGCCAGAGCAATTTATGGAATAAGAAATCAAGGAGTATTTCCTAGATTTGATAGTAATATTAATATTATCAATGCTCGTCATCCTTTAATACAGCATGCAAAATCTATAAATTTTTGTCCTTTAAACAATAAAGTTGTAGTTATTACAGGTCCTAATGCTGGTGGTAAAACGGCAACTTTGAAAACCGTTGCTCTTTTGAGCGCTATGTTCCAATTTGGAATTCCTGTTCCAGTTGATGAGTCTAGTACTTTTAAGATTTTTGATAATATTTTAGTTGATATTGGAGATGATCAATCAATTGCAAATTCACTCTCAACTTTTTCAAGTCATATGAATAATATTGCTTATATTTTAAAGTATGCAACAAGAGATAGCCTGTTAATATTTGATGAATTTTGTTCAGGTACTGATATTGAACAAGGACAAGCATTAGCTGTAGCTGTTCTTGAGCATTTAATTAATATTAATTCTTGTGTTATTATTTCAACTCATTACAATGCTCTTAAATATTTTGCATACACCCATGAATTTGTTGTTAATGCTTCTATGCAGATGGATTTAGACAAAATGGAACCTAATTATAATTTAATGTTTTCTGTTCCAGGTGAAAGCTTTGCTTTTAGTGTTGCAAGTAAGTCTTCTATTGATGCTAATATAGTACTTAGAGCGAAAGAGATTCATTCATCTAATAAGACGGGAGTTAATGAAATATTGGAAAGACTTACAAAAAAGGAGCAGGAAATTCATTTACTTGAAGAGGAATTAAAAGATAAGCTTAAGCTTATTGAACTTAAGGAAATCGAGATTAATAATATTCGGAATAATATTATTTTGAAAGAAAAAGATTTGGAAGAGAGATTGATAAATGAGCAGAAAGAATTTTTAAAAAATTCAAGGAAAATTTTAGAAAATTTAGTTAGAGAGATAAAAGAGGGCAGTGTTTGTACTACTAAAAATAAGGAATTTATATCTAATATTACGGATAATATAATTACCAAAACTACTAAAATTAGATTGCTTAATCAAGAGATTGCCACTAAGATTGAATTTAGAGTGGGTGATAAGGTTAGAGTTGCTGGGTCAAATGCTTCAGGAGAAATAATAGGTGTTACTAAAAAAGGGTTTATTGTAAATACTGGTGTTTTTAAGATTACGGTTTCATCTTCTAATTTAGAGAAAATATTGGATGATAAGAAGTCCAAAAATGATCGTGATAAAAATTTTAGTTTTTCTTTTGAGAATCAAGATGATGAATTGAGTCTAACTGTTGATATTAGGGGGATGAGAGTGGTTGAGGCTATAGACTTTTTAAACAGGAAAATAGATAATATGTTACTGAGAAATGTTTGTAAATTTGAGATTATTCATGGCAAAGGAGAAGGTCTTCTTATGGAAGGAGTACATGCATTCTTAAGAGATGTAAAATTTGTTAAAAAATATTATTTTGCTCATCCAAGTGATGGAGGAGTTGGAAAAACAATAGTAGAATTTTAA
- the murI gene encoding glutamate racemase, whose amino-acid sequence MSNLKNVIVIFDSGVGGLSYFEYISKRFVKRNYVYVADNKNFPYGEKSSDFLLKEILELILKLEQMYNVAAIVIACNTASISVYDKLNFSFPVIYTLPSVCLVEELAYKRVILVATHATINSKFIQREKDCHWDLILKPASELVNFVEYGDRFKEDALKYLNFLKLEVKASRRDMVFLGCTHYLHIKDMIENFLGIPVYENRELVTNELIKELKSIESRDDCFTRYFYLTQDENLYFYKNFCKKYGLHFKGIIN is encoded by the coding sequence ATGAGCAATTTAAAGAATGTTATAGTTATTTTTGATTCGGGTGTTGGTGGACTTTCTTATTTTGAGTATATAAGCAAAAGGTTTGTTAAGAGAAATTATGTCTATGTTGCAGATAACAAAAACTTTCCTTATGGTGAGAAGAGTTCAGACTTTCTTTTAAAAGAGATTTTAGAACTAATTTTGAAATTGGAACAAATGTATAATGTTGCTGCAATTGTTATTGCTTGTAATACAGCTTCTATTAGTGTATATGACAAATTAAATTTTAGTTTTCCTGTAATATATACTTTGCCTTCAGTTTGTTTAGTAGAAGAGCTTGCATATAAAAGGGTTATTTTAGTTGCGACACATGCTACCATTAATAGTAAATTTATTCAAAGAGAAAAAGATTGTCATTGGGATTTAATTTTAAAACCCGCAAGTGAGCTTGTGAATTTTGTAGAATATGGAGATAGATTTAAGGAAGATGCACTTAAATATTTAAATTTCTTAAAATTAGAGGTTAAAGCTAGTAGGCGGGATATGGTTTTTTTAGGATGTACACATTATTTGCACATTAAAGATATGATTGAAAATTTTTTAGGAATTCCTGTTTATGAGAATCGTGAACTTGTGACTAATGAGCTTATTAAAGAATTAAAGAGCATTGAGAGTCGTGATGATTGTTTTACACGTTATTTTTATTTAACACAAGATGAAAATTTGTATTTCTATAAGAATTTTTGTAAAAAATATGGTTTGCATTTTAAAGGAATAATCAATTGA
- a CDS encoding V-type ATP synthase subunit D, which translates to MPKVKLTKNELKKQKDSLKMLGRYLPTLQLKKQQLYLEIRKVEALKRARKLEQDRLKRDIKSWIALFGEKFTFQDWIQIKRVVRSFANIAGINIPVFDFVEYEDIKHDLLLTPYWVDRGIEVIKSMIQINAELEVLDDQIRLLESELNTTSQRVNLFEKVMIPAAKINIKKINIYLGDQQTAAVVRGKMAKASLIKNR; encoded by the coding sequence ATGCCTAAAGTTAAATTAACTAAGAATGAGCTTAAAAAACAAAAAGATAGCCTTAAAATGCTTGGTAGATATTTGCCTACCCTGCAGCTTAAGAAACAACAACTTTATTTAGAAATTAGAAAAGTTGAAGCTCTTAAAAGAGCTCGGAAGCTTGAGCAAGATAGGCTTAAGAGAGATATTAAATCTTGGATTGCTTTATTTGGTGAAAAATTTACTTTTCAAGATTGGATTCAAATTAAAAGGGTAGTAAGGAGTTTTGCAAATATTGCAGGCATCAATATTCCTGTATTTGACTTTGTTGAATATGAAGATATTAAACATGACCTTTTATTGACTCCTTATTGGGTAGATAGGGGAATAGAGGTTATTAAGAGTATGATTCAGATAAATGCAGAGCTTGAGGTTTTAGATGATCAGATTAGGTTATTGGAATCCGAACTTAATACTACTTCTCAAAGGGTAAATTTATTTGAAAAAGTTATGATACCTGCTGCAAAAATTAATATAAAAAAGATTAATATTTATCTTGGTGATCAGCAAACAGCAGCTGTTGTAAGAGGTAAAATGGCTAAAGCTAGCTTGATTAAAAATAGATAG
- a CDS encoding V-type ATP synthase subunit B, protein MKRVYSKIESIVGNVITVMAQNVKYGELAIVRSKDSSSLAEVIKLDRDKVSLQVYNGTIGISTADEVKFLGHPMQVTFSENLLGRIFDGAGNPKDGGPRLEDDLIEIGGPSANPAKRIVPRNMIRTGIPMIDVFNTLVESQKLPIFSVSGEPYNELLIRIALQAEVDLIILGGMGLKNDDYLTFKDYLEKGGALSRTIFFVNTANDPVVESLTVPDISLAVAEKFALQGKKVLVLLTDMTNFADAMKEIAITMEQVPSNRGYPGDLYSQLASRYEKAIDFEGAGSITILAVTTMPGDDITHPVPDNTGYITEGQYYLKGGRIEPFGSLSRLKQMVNGKTRDDHRTIMDAMIKLYASSKESIEKKAMGFNMTEWDEKLIKYSGMFESKLMDLSVNIPLEEALDLGWEILFSCFEPKETGIRTELVEKYWPQKKD, encoded by the coding sequence ATGAAGAGAGTATATAGCAAGATAGAATCTATTGTTGGAAATGTAATAACTGTGATGGCACAAAATGTTAAATATGGAGAACTTGCCATTGTTAGGTCAAAAGATTCAAGTTCGTTAGCAGAGGTTATTAAGTTGGATAGAGATAAAGTTTCTCTTCAGGTTTATAACGGAACTATAGGTATTTCAACTGCAGATGAAGTTAAGTTTTTAGGTCATCCAATGCAAGTGACATTTTCTGAGAATTTGCTTGGTAGAATTTTTGATGGAGCTGGTAATCCAAAAGATGGAGGACCGCGTCTTGAGGATGATTTGATTGAAATTGGCGGGCCATCAGCTAATCCTGCAAAGCGTATTGTTCCAAGGAACATGATCAGAACAGGAATTCCAATGATAGATGTTTTTAATACTCTTGTTGAGTCTCAAAAATTACCAATATTTTCTGTATCCGGTGAACCTTATAATGAACTTCTTATAAGAATAGCTCTTCAGGCGGAAGTTGATTTAATTATTCTTGGGGGAATGGGACTTAAGAATGATGATTATTTGACATTTAAAGATTATCTTGAAAAGGGTGGTGCTTTAAGTAGGACAATCTTTTTTGTAAATACAGCTAATGATCCTGTTGTTGAGTCTTTAACAGTCCCTGATATTTCTCTTGCTGTTGCCGAGAAATTTGCATTGCAAGGAAAAAAGGTTTTGGTACTTTTGACTGATATGACCAATTTTGCAGATGCTATGAAAGAAATTGCTATTACTATGGAGCAAGTTCCATCTAATAGAGGTTATCCTGGTGATTTATATTCTCAGCTTGCATCTAGATATGAGAAAGCTATTGATTTTGAAGGGGCAGGTTCAATTACTATACTTGCAGTTACTACAATGCCTGGAGATGATATTACTCATCCAGTTCCTGATAATACGGGTTATATTACTGAAGGGCAATATTATTTAAAGGGAGGCAGAATCGAACCTTTTGGTTCTCTTTCAAGACTTAAGCAAATGGTTAACGGGAAAACAAGAGATGATCATAGAACGATTATGGATGCAATGATTAAGCTTTATGCATCTTCAAAGGAATCTATAGAGAAAAAAGCTATGGGATTTAATATGACAGAGTGGGATGAGAAGCTTATTAAGTACAGTGGTATGTTTGAAAGTAAGCTGATGGACTTATCTGTTAATATTCCTTTGGAGGAGGCCTTAGATTTGGGGTGGGAAATTCTCTTTAGTTGTTTTGAACCTAAAGAAACTGGAATTAGAACAGAACTTGTAGAGAAATATTGGCCTCAAAAAAAGGATTAG
- a CDS encoding V-type ATP synthase subunit A, whose translation MEARGKVVGVIGNLVTIEIVGTVSMNEIVFIKTGGRSLKAEIIRIRDGEVDAQVFEMTKGIAVGDDIEFTDKLLTVELGPGLLSQVYDGLQNPLSELAAQCGFFLERGLYLSALDRSKKWSFNATAKVGDIVVAGDYLGFVVEGTIKHKIMVPFYRKDSYKIVEIVSDGNYTVDDKIAVIENDAGGRHVITMSFHWPVKVPITSYKDRLIPSEPMVTQTRIIDTFFPVAKGGTFCIPGPFGAGKTVLQQVTSRNADVDVVIIAACGERAGEVVETLKEFPELIDPRTGKSLMDRTCIICNTSSMPVAAREASVYTAITIGEYYRQMGLDILLLADSTSRWAQAMREMSGRLEEIPGEEAFPAYLESVIASFYERAGIVVLNDGNVGSVTVGGSVSPAGGNFEEPVTQATLKVVGAFHGLTRERSDARKFPAINPLESWSKYRGVVESEKTGYARSFLAKGNEINQMMKVVGEEGISIGDFLVYLKSELLDACYLQQNSFDSVDTAVSPERQNYMFDILYDILQSDFKFENKLEARSFVNELRQNILDMNLNPFKEEKFNKLENTLKDLVRSKKLDF comes from the coding sequence ATGGAAGCTAGAGGAAAAGTAGTGGGGGTTATTGGAAATTTGGTTACTATTGAGATAGTTGGTACAGTTTCCATGAATGAGATTGTTTTTATTAAAACCGGTGGACGCAGTTTAAAAGCTGAGATAATTCGTATTAGAGATGGGGAAGTTGATGCTCAAGTGTTTGAAATGACTAAGGGAATTGCCGTTGGAGATGATATTGAGTTTACGGATAAGCTTTTAACTGTTGAACTTGGTCCTGGTCTTTTAAGTCAGGTGTATGATGGTCTTCAAAATCCATTGTCAGAACTTGCTGCTCAATGTGGTTTTTTTTTGGAGAGAGGCTTGTACTTAAGTGCACTTGATAGGAGTAAGAAATGGAGTTTTAATGCAACTGCAAAGGTTGGGGATATTGTTGTTGCAGGAGATTATCTTGGATTCGTTGTTGAAGGTACAATTAAGCATAAAATTATGGTTCCATTTTATAGAAAAGATTCTTACAAAATTGTGGAGATCGTTAGTGATGGCAATTATACTGTAGATGATAAAATTGCTGTTATTGAAAATGATGCTGGGGGTAGGCATGTCATCACTATGTCATTTCATTGGCCTGTTAAAGTTCCAATTACCAGTTATAAAGATAGACTTATTCCTAGTGAGCCTATGGTAACTCAAACAAGAATAATAGATACATTCTTCCCGGTTGCAAAGGGTGGTACATTTTGTATTCCTGGGCCTTTTGGTGCTGGAAAAACAGTCCTTCAACAAGTTACAAGTCGTAATGCTGATGTTGATGTTGTAATTATTGCTGCTTGTGGTGAGCGGGCAGGTGAAGTAGTAGAAACCCTTAAAGAATTTCCTGAGCTTATAGATCCAAGAACAGGTAAATCATTAATGGATAGAACATGTATTATTTGTAATACCTCTTCTATGCCAGTTGCTGCTCGTGAAGCATCAGTGTATACAGCTATTACTATTGGTGAATATTATAGGCAAATGGGTCTTGATATACTTTTACTGGCAGATTCAACTTCAAGATGGGCTCAGGCTATGAGAGAGATGTCAGGGCGTCTTGAGGAAATACCAGGGGAAGAGGCATTTCCTGCTTATCTTGAATCTGTTATTGCATCGTTTTATGAAAGGGCAGGTATTGTTGTTTTAAATGATGGTAATGTTGGTTCTGTAACTGTGGGTGGTTCTGTAAGTCCTGCAGGAGGTAATTTTGAAGAACCAGTAACTCAGGCAACTTTAAAGGTTGTAGGAGCTTTTCATGGTCTTACAAGAGAGAGATCAGATGCTAGAAAATTTCCAGCCATTAATCCTCTTGAGTCGTGGAGTAAGTATAGAGGGGTTGTTGAATCTGAAAAGACAGGATATGCGAGGTCTTTTTTGGCAAAAGGGAATGAGATAAATCAGATGATGAAAGTTGTTGGTGAGGAAGGTATAAGTATTGGTGACTTTTTAGTTTATTTGAAATCTGAGCTTTTAGATGCATGTTATTTGCAACAAAATTCGTTCGATAGTGTTGATACTGCTGTAAGTCCTGAGCGTCAAAATTATATGTTTGATATACTTTACGATATTTTACAATCGGATTTTAAATTTGAGAATAAATTGGAAGCAAGAAGTTTTGTAAATGAACTAAGGCAAAATATTTTGGATATGAATCTTAATCCCTTTAAGGAAGAAAAGTTTAATAAATTAGAAAATACTTTAAAGGATTTAGTACGTTCTAAGAAGTTGGATTTTTGA
- a CDS encoding DUF2764 family protein, with amino-acid sequence MLSPYYYVMSSLPYLDLKIGKGGSISGFFDNIEIALSREDFLCLKDLSESRFARGNLKVIDQFLEFEEMMRYTLATIRAEKLGFSRDVYLESSYFSSYYLGILKPLCLKENPFEVELGLDMLKWQFLTELEVGNDFNFEKLVIYLLKLMLVSRRSLFIEEIGEKNFDDICQKLSMQMSKNF; translated from the coding sequence ATGTTAAGTCCATATTACTATGTTATGTCATCATTACCTTATCTTGATTTAAAAATTGGTAAAGGGGGGAGTATATCAGGTTTTTTTGATAACATTGAGATTGCTTTAAGCAGGGAAGATTTTCTTTGTCTAAAGGATTTGTCAGAATCTAGATTTGCTAGGGGGAATTTGAAGGTAATTGATCAATTTCTTGAATTTGAAGAAATGATGAGATATACTTTGGCAACTATTAGAGCTGAGAAGTTAGGATTTTCAAGGGATGTGTATTTAGAATCTTCTTATTTTTCTAGTTATTATTTAGGAATTTTAAAACCTCTTTGTCTTAAGGAAAATCCTTTTGAGGTAGAATTGGGACTTGATATGTTAAAGTGGCAGTTTTTAACAGAACTTGAAGTGGGAAATGATTTTAACTTTGAAAAATTGGTAATTTATTTGTTAAAGTTAATGTTAGTTTCAAGAAGAAGTCTCTTTATAGAAGAGATAGGCGAGAAGAATTTTGATGATATTTGTCAAAAATTAAGTATGCAAATGAGTAAAAATTTTTAA
- a CDS encoding V-type ATP synthase subunit E: MQFEVKDLINKIKKDGLEEAEKLANEIILNAKRDAEAIVLKAESDAKDLKMQAEAEANEYKRYSLEASRQAVRDLIIGTEKNIKSLFKTALKDSVSRVYDDNFLRDLIIKVVDIWSKNDKIDIMLNESDFSNLLSVLRAKIGNRLDDAIEIKPFKGISKGFTIQQRDGNLYYDFTSETVADILFEYLNPRFKEVIKLI; the protein is encoded by the coding sequence GTGCAGTTTGAAGTTAAAGATCTGATAAATAAAATTAAAAAAGATGGACTTGAGGAAGCTGAAAAATTAGCAAACGAGATTATTCTTAATGCAAAGAGGGATGCTGAGGCTATTGTTTTAAAAGCTGAGAGTGATGCTAAGGACTTAAAAATGCAAGCTGAAGCGGAAGCTAATGAGTATAAAAGATATTCTCTTGAGGCATCTCGCCAAGCAGTCAGGGATTTGATTATTGGTACTGAAAAAAATATTAAATCTCTTTTTAAGACTGCTTTGAAGGATTCTGTCTCTAGAGTTTATGATGATAATTTTTTGAGGGACCTTATTATTAAGGTTGTAGATATTTGGAGTAAGAACGATAAGATAGATATAATGCTTAATGAATCTGATTTTTCTAATTTATTATCTGTTTTAAGAGCAAAGATAGGAAATAGGCTTGATGATGCAATTGAGATTAAACCTTTTAAAGGCATAAGTAAAGGTTTTACAATTCAACAAAGAGATGGAAATTTGTATTATGATTTTACATCAGAAACCGTTGCTGATATTCTTTTTGAATATTTAAATCCAAGGTTTAAAGAAGTTATAAAGTTGATTTAG